A genome region from Populus alba chromosome 5, ASM523922v2, whole genome shotgun sequence includes the following:
- the LOC118029976 gene encoding lysM domain receptor-like kinase 4 has product MSCLSVVSSFVLFIVCCSSLIQAQQPYVGKGTTNCDNTENSALGYSCNALNKSCQAYLIFRSQPPYNTVASISTLLGSDPSQLSEVNSVSETTSFPSNQMVIVPVNCSCSGEYSQANASYIAQPNDNLLLIANNTYQGLSTCQALRNQKSTRTNGILSGETLTVPLRCACPTKNQSDLGIRYLLSYIIIPGDTVTVISEQFGADTGRIFEANGLPEQNPTIFPSTTLLIPLQSTPTSSQTVVPPPPPASSSPPSPSPNPEKSSKKTWLYVVVGVVGGIALTIVIGTIIFFMLSRKSKKQPGPVIESQSFEAHEKPLNKKLDEESQELSESISAIAQSIKVYKFEDLKAATDNFSPSCWIKGSVYRGLINGDFAAIKKMNGDVSKEIELLNKINHSNLIRLSGVCFNGGQWYLVYEYAANGQLSDWIYDRSNEGKFLSWTKRIQIASDVAMGLNYLHSFTNYPHVHKDIKSSNILLDSDLRAKIANFSLARSTGGLDGEFALTRHIVGTKGYMAPEYLENGVVSSKLDVYAFGILTLEIITGKEVAALHTEENRNLSDVLNGALSEEDRQEESLKQLIDPSLHESYPSGLAVLVVRLIDSCLNKNPGDRPTMDEIVQSLSRILTTSLAWELSSNVSGYHISS; this is encoded by the coding sequence ATGAGCTGCCTTTCtgttgtttcttcttttgttctctTTATTGTTTGTTGCAGTTCTTTGATTCAAGCTCAGCAACCATATGTAGGGAAAGGTACGACAAATTGTGACAACACAGAAAATTCTGCTCTTGGGTATTCTTGCAACGCCCTAAACAAGAGCTGCCAAGCTTATCTCATCTTCAGATCCCAGCCTCCTTACAACACTGTTGCCTCCATATCTACCCTTTTAGGATCTGACCCATCTCAGCTCTCTGAAGTAAATTCAGTTTCTGAGACCACATCATTCCCATCAAACCAGATGGTGATAGTTCCAGTAAACTGCTCATGTTCAGGCGAGTACTCTCAGGCAAACGCATCTTATATTGCTCAACCGAacgataatcttttgttgattgCTAATAACACCTATCAAGGCCTCTCAACCTGTCAAGCTCTCCGGAATCAAAAAAGTACGCGAACTAACGGTATACTTAGCGGTGAAACACTCACTGTTCCTCTTAGATGTGCCTGTCCCACAAAGAACCAGAGTGATTTAGGTATAAGGTATCTCTTAAGTTACATAATCATACCGGGAGATACAGTTACAGTTATTAGTGAACAATTTGGCGCAGATACTGGGAGAATTTTCGAGGCTAATGGACTCCCTGAGCAAAATCCCACCATTTTTCCCTCCACAACACTCCTAATTCCTTTACAAAGCACGCCAACAAGTTCTCAAACTGTAGTGCCACCACCACCTCCAGCTTCATcttcaccaccatcaccatctcCAAACCCTGAAAAAAGCTCAAAGAAAACATGGCTTTATGTTGTGGTTGGGGTTGTTGGAGGAATTGCTCTTACAATAGTCATTGGAAccattattttcttcatgttgtCCCGTAAAAGTAAGAAGCAACCCGGTCCAGTTATCGAATCGCAAAGCTTTGAGGCACATGAGAAACCACTCAACAAGAAGTTGGATGAAGAATCTCAGGAGCTTTCCGAGAGTATATCCGCTATAGCTCAATCCATCAAAGTCTACAAGTTTGAAGATCTGAAAGCTGCAACTGATAACTTCAGTCCTAGCTGTTGGATCAAAGGGTCTGTTTATCGTGGCCTAATCAATGGTGACTTTGCTGCCATTAAGAAGATGAATGGAGACGTGTCTAAAGAGATAGAATTATTGAATAAGATCAACCATTCTAATCTAATTCGCCTCTCCGGGGTTTGTTTCAATGGTGGTCAATGGTACCTGGTTTACGAGTATGCTGCTAATGGACAATTGAGTGATTGGATTTATGATAGAAGCAATGAAGGGAAGTTTTTAAGTTGGACAAAAAGAATACAGATTGCTTCCGATGTCGCCATGGGACTTAATTATCTACATAGTTTCACTAACTATCCGCATGTCCACAAGGATATAAAGAGCAGCAACATTCTTCTTGACAGTGATTTAAGGGCTAAAATTGCAAACTTTTCCCTGGCAAGGTCAACAGGTGGCCTGGATGGTGAATTTGCTTTGACAAGGCACATTGTTGGGACAAAAGGTTACATGGCTCCTGAGTACTTGGAAAATGGAGTTGTCTCCTCAAAGCTTGATGTCTATGCATTTGGGATTCTCACTCTGGAGATAATTACCGGGAAAGAAGTTGCTGCTTTACACACTGAGGAAAACAGGAACTTATCAGATGTTTTAAATGGTGCTCTATCTGAGGAAGATAGGCAGGAGGAGAGTTTGAAGCAACTCATTGATCCTTCACTGCATGAGAGCTATCCTTCAGGACTTGCTGTTTTAGTGGTCAGATTGATTGATAGTTGCTTAAACAAAAACCCAGGAGATCGCCCGACCATGGATGAAATCGTGCAGTCTCTCTCAAGAATTTTGACTACTTCGCTAGCCTGGGAGTTGTCTAGCAATGTATCTGGCTATCATATCTCTAGTTAG
- the LOC118029977 gene encoding serine/threonine receptor-like kinase NFP has translation MFMAISLLPFFSTQALLLLILLFSSTYVTSQAPPASNFSCPVDSPTTCSTYFTYLARPPNFLDLGNISDLFGVTRKEIAAASNLESVDIPLFPNQLLLVPKPCGCTGNLSFANITYQIQQGDSIYLVSTTSFENLTRWQEVEALNPSLTRTLLHAGDKVIFPLFCKCPSKTHLESGIAYLITYVWQPSDDLTKVAAKLNASERSIVIENNYVNFTAAVYLPVLIPVSHLPVLSQQYPSPERRESRNRWILIVAASIASALLIFLLIAFLAHKRCSYKRTKALDRTGSCLETSDLNQTKELTKLESFEAKITPDKLLPGVSGYLGKPIIYEVKEIMEGTMDLNEHYKIGGSVYRAKINGRVLAVKKTKDDVTEELKILQKVSHASLVKLMGMSSGFDREGNRFLVYEYAENGSLEKWLHPISDTSSSSAGFLTWSQRLHVALDVANGLQYMHEHTQPSIVHKDIRTTNILLDSTIRAKIANFSMARPATDSLMPKVDVFDYGVVLLQLLSGKKAMVTKENGEIVLLCKEIKAVLEIEEKREESLRKWMDPYLERFYPIDSALSLATLARLCTLEQSSERPSMAEIVFNLTVLTQSSPETFERWTSGMETENFTRLISPVTAR, from the coding sequence ATGTTCATGGCAATATCTTTGCTCCCCTTCTTTTCCACACAAGCTCTTCTTCTCTTGATCCTTTTATTTTCCTCCACCTATGTCACCTCACAAGCACCACCTGCCTCAAACTTTTCATGTCCTGTTGATTCACCTACCACATGCTCTACATATTTCACTTACCTTGCCCGGCCACCAAATTTCTTGGACCTCGGAAACATTTCTGATCTATTTGGGGTCACTCGTAAAGAAATAGCAgctgcaagcaacctggagtcTGTGGACATCCCATTATTTCCAAATCAACTTTTGCTTGTACCTAAACCTTGTGGTTGCACCGGTAACCTATCTTTTGCCAATATCACTTACCAAATCCAGCAAGGTGATAGCATCTACTTGGTTTCGACTACTTCATTTGAGAACCTCACCCGTTGGCAAGAGGTGGAAGCTTTGAACCCCAGTCTGACTCGAACCCTCTTGCATGCTGGTGACAAGGTTATATTTCCTTTGTTCTGTAAGTGCCCTTCAAAAACTCATTTGGAGAGCGGAATTGCTTATCTCATTACTTATGTGTGGCAACCTAGTGATGATCTCACTAAAGTTGCTGCTAAACTTAATGCCTCTGAACGTAGCATTGTGATTGAAAACAACTATGTGAACTTTACTGCTGCAGTCTATCTCCCGGTATTGATCCCTGTGTCCCATTTGCCAGTTCTCTCTCAGCAATACCCCTCTCCTGAAAGAAGAGAATCCAGGAATCGTTGGATCCTCATTGTTGCTGCAAGCATTGCAAGCGCTCTTTTGATCTTCCTTTTGATTGCTTTTCTGGCCCATAAACGTTGTTCATATAAGAGAACTAAAGCTTTGGATCGCACTGGATCTTGTTTGGAGACCAGCGATCTCAATCAAACAAAGGAACTTACAAAACTGGAGAGTTTTGAGGCAAAGATCACACCAGATAAGCTGCTTCCAGGGGTTTCAGGCTATCTGGGCAAGCCGATCATTTATGAGGTTAAAGAGATCATGGAGGGAACGATGGATCTAAATGAACATTATAAGATAGGAGGATCAGTATATAGGGCCAAAATCAATGGCCGGGTCTTGGCAGTGAAGAAAACCAAGGATGATGTCACAGAAGAACTAAAGATTTTGCAGAAAGTCAGTCATGCAAGTCTGGTTAAACTAATGGGGATGTCATCTGGATTTGACAGAGAAGGAAATCGCTTCTTGGTCTATGAATATGCAGAAAATGGGTCGCTGGAAAAGTGGTTGCATCCCATCTCTGATACTTCCTCAAGCTCTGCGGGTTTCCTCACTTGGAGTCAAAGGTTACATGTAGCACTAGATGTGGCCAATGGCCTGCAATACATGCATGAACACACTCAACCAAGCATCGTTCACAAGGATATTCGAACAACTAATATTCTTCTCGATTCCACAATTCGGGCGAAAATAGCAAATTTCTCAATGGCTAGACCTGCCACAGACTCATTGATGCCTAAAGTTGATGTATTTGATTATGGAGTTGTTTTGTTACAATTGCTTTCTGGAAAGAAGGCCATGGTAACCAAAGAAAATGGCGAGATTGTTCTGCTGTGCAAGGAAATCAAAGCCGTCTtggaaattgaagagaaaagagaagagagtcTAAGAAAGTGGATGGATCCCTACTTGGAGAGGTTTTATCCCATTGATAGTGCTCTAAGCTTGGCAACCTTGGCAAGGTTGTGCACTCTGGAGCAGTCTTCAGAAAGGCCAAGCATGGCAGAAATTGTCTTTAACCTCACAGTTCTCACTCAGTCATCTCCTGAGACATTTGAAAGATGGACATCTGGGATGGAAACAGAAAATTTTACTCGACTCATCAGCCCTGTCACAGCTCGTTGA
- the LOC118030020 gene encoding pentatricopeptide repeat-containing protein At5g66631: MNITRLSRAIIPFNHQIRYFVRDPFPNKLTHYLRRAELINSIRLVLRSNNPNSLQTIINTRLLDTFVVTQALRSAPNADAALSFVDSLKKVDNTAHLSLHQSTLHALATVLARWQRGLELKALIGEINEGKYGNVRFSFMNLMQWYAATGDLEAVLDVWKQYRNGDKRVCTESYNIVMGLYAQKGRDCDAVRVFYRMIHEGAIPNSRTYTVMIEHLVNSGKLDPAIEIFSVLPLMRIKRTLKQYLVLVEGFVGLERFDGVRTLLDEMRADGKFPGRAMRKALQCLQEAGFVEETEEFLKEMFPDERIKSISNCWDISFDEDGDEDEDGDGDEDEDEDENHGGAFADIHEVRLKPWLDPRALAKALNKWSPDVVSALEDAKFVWTTRLVWKVLRNINSPETAWDFFCWVAYQPGFTHDVYTVQRMMTLLAKHGKVELVDQLINKIRSEGMRLPFSTIRLIIDFCGISKNADAALKVFREDRALCGPITKYNLMLLYSSLIRTLTKCKRDSDAIDVLEEMILCGICPDIQTFSGLMHHFASQGDIKTVQKLLTIVRQSDVEPDAYMYKVLIQAYCKCDRAALAWRIFEDMKNSNLLPDVATKDLLVKSLWREGKLKEAATVEESCDGINSVLPLKQHGHKWTVSSADLAKIYNLYSNSFKLSNGH, translated from the coding sequence ATGAATATCACTCGTCTTTCGCGTGCCATAATCCCCTTCAACCATCAAATTCGCTACTTTGTTAGAGACCCATTTCCTAACAAGCTCACCCATTACCTCCGCCGTGCCGagctaattaattcaattagacTTGTTCTTCGTTCAAACAATCCCAATTCACTCCAAACCATCATCAATACTCGTCTTTTGGACACTTTTGTGGTCACTCAGGCTCTGCGTTCTGCTCCTAATGCTGATGCCGctctttcttttgttgattCATTAAAGAAAGTAGATAATACAGCGCATCTTTCCCTGCATCAAAGTACCCTCCATGCGCTGGCCACGGTGCTAGCCAGGTGGCAGCGGGGTTTGGAACTGAAAGCTTTGATTGGTGAAATTAATGAGGGGAAATATGGTAATGTTCGCTTTAGTTTTATGAATCTTATGCAATGGTATGCTGCCACTGGAGATCTAGAGGCAGTTTTAGATGTTTGGAAGCAGTATAGAAACGGTGATAAGCGTGTGTGTACTGAGTCATATAATATTGTTATGGGTTTGTATGCTCAGAAGGGGAGGGATTGTGATGCTGTAAGGGTTTTTTATAGGATGATTCATGAAGGGGCAATTCCGAATTCTAGAACATATACAGTTATGATTGAGCATCTTGTTAATTCGGGGAAATTGGATCCAgcaattgaaatttttagtGTATTGCCGTTAATGAGGATTAAACGAACTTTAAAGCAGTATTTGGTTTTGGTGGAAGGTTTTGTGGGTTTGGAACGGTTTGATGGAGTTAGAACTTTGCTTGATGAAATGCGGGCTGATGGGAAGTTTCCTGGCCGAGCCATGCGTAAGGCCCTACAGTGTTTGCAGGAGGCAGGGTTCGTTGAGGAGACAGAAGAGTTTCTCAAGGAAATGTTTCCGGACGAGAGAATAAAGAGTATAAGCAATTGTTGGGATATCAGTTTTGATGAGGATGGTGATGAGGATGAGGATGGTGATGGggatgaggatgaggatgaggatgaAAACCATGGTGGTGCTTTTGCAGACATACATGAAGTTCGGTTGAAACCATGGTTGGACCCCAGAGCTTTGGCTAAGGCCTTGAATAAATGGAGCCCTGATGTGGTGTCCGCATTGGAGGATGCGAAATTTGTTTGGACCACTCGGTTGGTTTGGAAAGTTCTTAGAAACATTAATTCACCAGAAACAGCTTGGGATTTCTTCTGTTGGGTTGCTTATCAGCCGGGATTCACCCATGATGTTTATACAGTACAACGGATGATGACACTTTTAGCGAAACATGGAAAGGTTGAATTGGTTGATCAActcataaacaagataagaagtGAGGGAATGAGGTTGCCTTTTAGCACCATCAGATTGATTATTGACTTCTGTGGTATTTCAAAGAATGCCGATGCTGCTCTAAAGGTCTTCCGCGAGGACAGAGCACTCTGTGGTCCCATAACAAAATATAATCTGATGCTTTTGTATTCATCTCTCATACGAACATTGACCAAGTGCAAGAGAGATTCTGATGCCATTGATGTGCTTGAAGAGATGATTTTATGTGGGATATGCCCAGATATTCAGACATTTTCTGGATTGATGCATCACTTTGCATCGCAAGGAGATATTAAAACCGTGCAGAAACTGTTAACAATAGTTCGGCAGAGCGATGTAGAACCAGATGCTTACATGTACAAAGTATTGATCCAAGCTTATTGCAAATGTGATAGAGCTGCTCTTGCATGGAGGATTTTTGAAGACATGAAGAACTCAAATTTGTTACCTGATGTTGCAACAAAAGATTTGCTTGTGAAGAGTCTCTGGAGGGAAGGCAAGCTGAAAGAGGCTGCCACTGTAGAAGAAAGCTGCGACGGAATAAATTCTGTCCTTCCACTTAAACAGCATGGCCATAAATGGACAGTGAGCTCTGCGGATCTCGCAAAAATCTATAATCTCTATTCAAACAGTTTTAAGTTGAGCAATGGCCACTAG
- the LOC118030044 gene encoding lysM domain receptor-like kinase 4 has product MDCDNSDATGPSPAFLYTCNGKNRSCQAFLIYKSQPPYNTISSISNLLSADPLELARINNFSSSAVFPTDKEVIAPVLCSCSGKYYQANTSCTIPSNYDTYFTISNYTYEGLATCSSLIHENNYSEFGLDIGMKLQVPLRCACPTSNQTKNGTKYLLSYLVSWGDEVRNVSRRFNASTNSVTYANGFTEDNPTVFPFTTILIPLSNEPSSSQTIIHYPLSEATGEVESRLLGTRTRK; this is encoded by the coding sequence ATGGATTGTGATAACAGCGATGCAACGGGTCCATCTCCAGCTTTTCTCTACACCTGCAACGGCAAGAATCGATCCTGCCAAGCCTTTCTCATCTACAAATCTCAGCCTCCTTATAACACAATCTCTAGTATTTCAAACCTCCTGTCTGCAGACCCACTTGAGCTTGCTCGCATCAACAATTTCTCAAGCTCAGCTGTCTTCCCAACAGATAAAGAGGTAATAGCTCCTGTACTTTGCTCCTGCTCAGGGAAATACTATCAGGCCAACACCTCTTGCACAATTCCAAGTAATTATGATACATATTTTACAATTTCCAACTACACTTATGAGGGTTTAGCAACTTGTAGCTCTCTTATTCACGAAAACAATTACAGCGAATTTGGCTTGGATATTGGTATGAAACTGCAGGTGCCACTTAGATGTGCTTGTCCTACAAGCAATCAAACCAAAAATGGCACAAAGTATCTATTAAGTTACTTGGTCAGTTGGGGTGATGAAGTTCGTAATGTCAGTAGGAGATTCAATGCGAGCACAAACAGTGTAACCTATGCAAATGGGTTCACTGAAGATAATCCAACTGTTTTTCCTTTTACCACTATTCTTATTCCACTGTCAAATGAACCTTCAAGCTCTCAAACCATAATTCACTATCCACTATCAGAAGCGACTGGTGAAGTTGAGTCTAGACTGCTTGGAACAAGAACCAGAAAGTAG